In one Sphingomonas sanguinis genomic region, the following are encoded:
- a CDS encoding cation:proton antiporter domain-containing protein: protein MALRLDNQGFSDALVILGSAGIVIPAFARFRVSPVIGFILVGLLVGPAGLGSLVPHAPWLYYLTISNPESIEPFAEFGIILLLFSIGLELSFRRLWAMRRLVFGTGAAELIGSAALIGIALHMLGQGWAGAIGLGLALTLSSTALVLPLVGTTSPVGRGAFAMLLFEDLALVPIIFALGAMAPTASDEGWVGIAGVALRGGLTVVAMYLGGKFVLPRLFAQAARTKSPELFLAASLLVVIVASVATTAAGLSPIVGALLAGLLIAETEYHSEVEVMTAPFKGLALGVFLITVGMSLDLRLIAKNWDMLLLAVVGVVAVKAIVTYLLLRVAHARRGVAAETGLLMGSPSETTLIVLGTAAQAQLILPSTASFWQTVTAIGLTITPLLAKAGRVISRRIEARSGELPPAPEADADTGRTVVIGFGRVGKMIADMLTVHGQPYVAVEADIDSVGEARRAGYPVLFGDVARAELVDRLNLPAARALILTMDDPVLTVRLARRIREAAPHLPIIARARDMAHATELYRAGVSEAVPETLESSLQLSEAVLVDLGVAMGPVIASIHEKRDELRQVIRREAQLQREPRIRRLRRLGEQG from the coding sequence ATGGCACTTCGGTTAGACAATCAGGGCTTTTCCGACGCCCTCGTGATCCTCGGATCGGCGGGGATCGTCATTCCCGCCTTTGCGCGCTTTCGGGTCAGCCCGGTCATCGGGTTCATCTTGGTCGGGCTGCTGGTTGGCCCGGCGGGGCTGGGATCGCTCGTACCCCATGCGCCATGGCTCTACTATTTGACCATCTCCAACCCGGAGTCGATCGAGCCCTTTGCCGAGTTCGGCATCATCTTATTGCTGTTCTCCATAGGCTTAGAGCTATCGTTTCGCAGACTTTGGGCGATGCGGCGGCTGGTGTTCGGCACCGGTGCGGCGGAGTTGATCGGCTCGGCGGCGCTAATCGGGATCGCGCTTCATATGCTGGGGCAAGGCTGGGCCGGAGCGATCGGTCTGGGCCTTGCTCTTACCCTGTCCTCAACCGCTTTGGTGCTGCCGCTGGTCGGCACGACGAGCCCGGTGGGCCGCGGCGCCTTCGCCATGCTTTTGTTCGAGGATCTGGCGCTGGTCCCGATCATCTTCGCGTTGGGCGCCATGGCACCGACCGCCAGCGACGAAGGCTGGGTCGGCATTGCGGGCGTCGCGTTGCGAGGTGGTCTGACGGTGGTCGCCATGTATCTGGGCGGCAAGTTCGTCCTGCCGCGCCTGTTCGCCCAGGCCGCGCGGACCAAGAGCCCCGAGCTGTTCCTGGCCGCCTCGCTGCTGGTCGTCATCGTCGCCAGCGTCGCAACCACCGCCGCCGGGCTGTCGCCGATCGTCGGCGCGCTGCTGGCGGGCCTGCTGATCGCCGAAACCGAATATCATTCCGAGGTCGAGGTCATGACCGCGCCGTTCAAGGGACTCGCGCTCGGCGTGTTCTTGATTACAGTCGGCATGAGCCTGGACCTGCGCCTGATCGCCAAGAACTGGGACATGCTACTGCTCGCGGTGGTCGGCGTCGTCGCGGTCAAGGCAATCGTCACCTATCTGCTGCTGCGCGTGGCGCATGCCAGACGTGGCGTCGCGGCGGAGACGGGGTTGCTGATGGGCAGCCCGTCCGAAACCACGCTGATCGTCTTGGGAACGGCGGCGCAGGCGCAGTTGATCCTGCCCTCGACCGCCAGCTTCTGGCAGACGGTGACCGCGATCGGCCTGACGATCACCCCGCTGCTCGCCAAGGCGGGCCGGGTCATCTCGCGTCGGATCGAAGCGCGCAGCGGCGAACTGCCCCCCGCTCCCGAAGCAGATGCCGATACCGGACGCACCGTGGTCATCGGCTTCGGCCGCGTCGGAAAGATGATCGCCGACATGCTGACCGTCCATGGCCAGCCCTATGTCGCGGTCGAGGCGGATATCGATTCGGTCGGCGAGGCGCGGCGGGCGGGCTATCCGGTGCTGTTCGGCGACGTGGCACGGGCAGAGTTGGTCGACCGGCTGAACCTGCCCGCCGCGCGCGCGCTGATCCTGACGATGGACGATCCGGTGCTCACCGTGCGGCTGGCGCGGCGCATCCGCGAGGCCGCCCCCCACCTGCCGATCATCGCACGCGCCCGCGACATGGCGCATGCGACCGAGTTGTACCGTGCGGGCGTCAGCGAGGCGGTGCCCGAGACGCTGGAAAGCTCGCTGCAATTGTCGGAGGCGGTGCTGGTCGATCTGGGCGTCGCGATGGGCCCTGTGATCGCGTCAATCCATGAAAAGCGCGACGAGCTGCGCCAGGTCATCCGGCGCGAGGCGCAACTCCAGCGCGAGCCGCGTATCCGGCGGCTGCGGCGACTGGGCGAGCAAGGGTAA